One window of the Desulfuromonas acetoxidans DSM 684 genome contains the following:
- a CDS encoding mannose-1-phosphate guanylyltransferase/mannose-6-phosphate isomerase, with translation MIIPVLLSGGSGTRLWPLSRSVHPKQLLPLTDQKTMLQQTALRLSGLDGVAAPIVVCNEEHRFMVAEQLRQIDQQPSAILLEPVGRNTAPAVALAALQALKVDTKATLLVLPADHSIAHPEALCDAIKALSDHVEQGMLATFGIVPTCPETGYGYIQKGTSIQTSPLPVFTINSFVEKPDLPTAQDYVDSGDYYWNSGMFMFQAARYLEELERFEPEIVTCCHKALRAAQKDLDFVRVGAEAFADCTSISIDYAVMEKVSDAIVVPLDAGWNDVGSWSSLWEIGDKDHHNNVIRGDVLTHDVSNSYLHGTSRLLSAVGVDNLIIVETSDAILVAHRDRAQEIKQIVQQLTSLGRAEADTPQKVARPWGWYESIDHADRFQVKHITVKPGASLSLQMHHHRAEHWVIVKGTAKITRGDEVLTLTENQSTYIPLGTRHRLENPGKIPLELIEIQSGSYLGEDDIVRFEDNYGR, from the coding sequence ATGATTATCCCCGTACTTCTGTCGGGCGGCTCCGGAACCCGGTTGTGGCCCCTGTCCCGCTCCGTTCACCCCAAACAGCTGTTACCGTTAACGGACCAGAAAACCATGTTGCAACAGACCGCTCTACGCTTATCAGGTCTTGATGGGGTTGCGGCGCCCATTGTCGTCTGCAATGAAGAGCATCGCTTCATGGTCGCTGAACAACTGCGCCAGATCGATCAACAACCGTCGGCAATTCTGCTGGAGCCTGTTGGCAGAAACACAGCACCGGCAGTGGCTCTGGCAGCCCTGCAGGCTTTGAAGGTGGACACAAAGGCGACGCTGCTGGTCTTGCCGGCCGATCACAGCATTGCCCATCCCGAAGCACTGTGCGATGCAATCAAAGCCCTGAGTGATCATGTTGAGCAAGGGATGCTGGCCACATTCGGCATTGTTCCGACCTGCCCGGAGACCGGCTATGGCTACATCCAAAAGGGCACATCGATCCAAACATCCCCGCTGCCTGTTTTCACCATCAACTCTTTTGTTGAAAAACCCGACTTGCCCACGGCCCAAGACTACGTGGATAGCGGCGATTACTATTGGAACAGTGGCATGTTTATGTTTCAAGCAGCCCGCTATCTTGAAGAACTTGAGCGTTTCGAGCCAGAGATTGTGACCTGCTGCCACAAGGCGCTGCGCGCGGCACAGAAAGATTTGGACTTCGTCCGTGTTGGCGCGGAAGCCTTTGCTGATTGCACCAGTATCTCCATTGACTATGCGGTGATGGAAAAGGTCTCGGATGCCATTGTCGTGCCGTTGGATGCCGGATGGAACGACGTCGGCTCCTGGTCCAGCTTGTGGGAGATCGGTGACAAAGATCACCACAACAATGTCATTCGAGGTGATGTGCTGACCCACGATGTCAGCAACAGCTACCTGCACGGCACCAGCCGCCTGCTCAGTGCTGTGGGCGTGGATAACCTGATCATCGTCGAAACCTCGGATGCCATCCTGGTCGCCCATCGCGACAGAGCACAGGAGATCAAGCAGATCGTCCAGCAACTGACCAGCCTGGGCCGCGCGGAAGCCGACACACCGCAAAAAGTGGCCAGACCGTGGGGGTGGTACGAAAGTATCGACCATGCTGACAGGTTTCAGGTCAAGCACATTACGGTGAAGCCCGGCGCCAGTCTGTCATTGCAAATGCACCATCATCGTGCCGAACACTGGGTGATCGTCAAGGGCACGGCAAAAATCACCCGCGGCGATGAGGTTCTGACTTTGACGGAAAACCAGTCAACCTACATCCCTCTGGGAACCAGGCACCGCCTGGAAAATCCCGGCAAAATTCCTCTGGAATTGATCGAAATTCAATCGGGAAGTTACTTGGGGGAAGATGACATCGTTCGTTTCGAAGACAATTACGGCCGATAA
- a CDS encoding rod-binding protein translates to MNLHVDPRMYTDQTNNLTNTSSSQQGHQLEKTCEEFEAVMVQMMFKAMRGAQPEGGLVEKDNASEIYQDLFDGEVAREMAHNQSMGIGSKLYEQLSKE, encoded by the coding sequence ATGAATCTCCATGTCGACCCACGCATGTACACCGATCAAACCAACAACCTGACCAATACCTCTTCCTCCCAGCAGGGCCATCAGTTGGAAAAAACCTGTGAGGAGTTTGAAGCCGTGATGGTTCAGATGATGTTCAAAGCTATGCGTGGCGCCCAGCCCGAGGGCGGTCTGGTCGAAAAAGATAACGCCAGCGAGATCTATCAGGATCTTTTCGATGGTGAAGTTGCTCGGGAGATGGCTCACAACCAGAGCATGGGAATTGGCAGCAAGCTTTATGAGCAGCTTTCAAAAGAGTAG